A single window of Marinobacter sp. LA51 DNA harbors:
- a CDS encoding ExbD/TolR family protein — MRRKHRRLQSEADLDITPFMNLMIVLVPVLLLNMVFAHISVLELNFPTGDSVSSEQKENLQIQVVIYDDRLVVADNQGGVIKNIPEQEGDYDFVLLKDVMKELKSRVPDKKDVIIMPSRKTSYQTLVSVMDTVRSYEAVVAGSVVEAELFPDISLGDAPVQAEQAGTAKGGEVSS, encoded by the coding sequence ATGAGACGCAAGCATCGCAGGCTACAGAGTGAGGCGGATCTCGACATCACCCCGTTCATGAATCTCATGATCGTGCTGGTGCCGGTTCTGCTGCTGAATATGGTGTTCGCCCATATCAGCGTGCTCGAGCTGAATTTTCCGACCGGAGACAGTGTCTCGTCGGAACAGAAGGAAAACCTACAGATTCAGGTGGTGATCTACGATGACCGCCTGGTGGTTGCCGATAACCAGGGCGGGGTAATCAAGAACATCCCGGAGCAAGAGGGCGACTACGATTTCGTGCTGCTGAAAGACGTTATGAAAGAACTGAAGAGCCGGGTCCCGGACAAGAAAGACGTCATCATCATGCCCTCCCGGAAAACCTCGTATCAGACCCTGGTGTCGGTGATGGACACCGTCAGGTCGTACGAAGCAGTGGTGGCCGGAAGCGTGGTCGAAGCCGAACTGTTTCCGGATATCTCTCTGGGTGACGCGCCAGTGCAGGCCGAGCAGGCTGGCACGGCCAAGGGTGGCGAGGTGAGCTCATGA
- a CDS encoding ABC transporter ATP-binding protein — protein MEPQPVFRTRGLTKSYDQGEVTVRALRGVDLELYTGELVVLLGASGSGKSTLLNILGGLDLPTSGEVSYGDLDLSAADDRLLTRYRREHVGFVFQFYNLIPSLTALENVAVVTEIAANPMTPEEALSLVGLQDRGLHFPAQLSGGEQQRVAIARAIAKRPAVLLCDEPTGALDSTTGILVLEALEGANRETGTTTVIITHNAAIAGMADRVITMSDGSISGERRNTERQPPKELSW, from the coding sequence ATGGAGCCACAGCCAGTCTTCCGGACCCGGGGTCTAACCAAATCCTATGATCAGGGCGAGGTGACCGTTCGCGCCCTGCGCGGTGTGGATCTGGAGCTGTACACCGGCGAACTCGTGGTCTTGCTGGGGGCGTCCGGTTCCGGCAAGTCGACTTTGCTGAATATCCTCGGTGGCCTGGATTTGCCCACCTCCGGCGAAGTTAGCTATGGCGATCTCGATTTGAGTGCCGCTGATGACCGACTGCTTACCCGCTACCGCCGCGAGCATGTTGGTTTTGTGTTTCAGTTCTACAACCTGATCCCAAGCCTGACCGCTCTTGAAAATGTCGCCGTTGTCACTGAAATCGCCGCCAACCCGATGACCCCGGAAGAGGCACTGAGCCTGGTCGGGCTGCAGGATCGTGGGCTCCATTTTCCTGCCCAACTGTCCGGCGGTGAGCAGCAACGGGTCGCCATTGCCAGGGCCATCGCCAAGCGTCCTGCGGTGTTGCTGTGCGACGAACCGACCGGCGCACTGGATTCCACCACCGGTATACTGGTACTTGAGGCGCTCGAAGGTGCCAACCGTGAAACCGGAACCACAACCGTGATTATCACCCATAACGCGGCCATTGCCGGCATGGCGGACCGGGTAATCACGATGTCTGATGGCAGCATCAGTGGTGAGCGACGCAACACCGAACGCCAGCCACCGAAAGAGCTGAGCTGGTAG
- a CDS encoding sodium:solute symporter has protein sequence MFYTTVAALTAALLVFTWLGLRARLADGGLDDFVTARNTQGARALGLSFLASGMGGWILFAPPEVGALVGPVALAGYAIGAALPFIVFAFCGPAIRRFLPEGRSIGEFAQACYGRGVRHYVSLISVLYMLCFLTAELTAIGAITTMLSGINGNLVVLGVAITTLIYTAWGGLRASIVTDQWQAFLLIGLLAIVGFVGLGQLPELSAARLPDVPTASALSVALTLVIAVTAANLFHQGYWQRLWSARDTGSLSRGAALGGIITVIVVALVGGLGIMASLSGTDLGNPPIPFFALLSEAPVWLTLPALILAITLVASSVDTLQNALASLAVTEKRGLSLNAARWITVALMVPVVLVALQGISVLRLFLIADLLCATAVLPVLMGLWSRMSTTAAILGGLAGLLGAILPGWIAGGSVMAGLEAASFPGSIPTLMPFVGALVGSGLVSVAFALTRPKNDRA, from the coding sequence ATGTTCTACACCACCGTGGCAGCACTGACTGCTGCCCTACTCGTGTTTACCTGGTTGGGGCTGCGCGCCCGTCTGGCCGACGGCGGCCTGGACGATTTCGTCACCGCCCGTAATACCCAAGGCGCCCGGGCATTGGGGCTTTCGTTTCTGGCCTCCGGCATGGGTGGCTGGATTCTGTTCGCACCGCCTGAAGTGGGGGCTCTGGTTGGCCCGGTCGCGCTGGCCGGTTACGCCATTGGCGCCGCACTGCCGTTCATTGTGTTCGCCTTCTGTGGGCCGGCAATCCGGCGTTTTCTTCCTGAAGGTCGCAGCATTGGTGAGTTCGCACAGGCCTGTTACGGACGTGGTGTGCGGCACTACGTCTCGCTGATTTCAGTGCTCTACATGCTGTGTTTTCTGACCGCCGAATTAACCGCCATTGGCGCAATCACCACCATGCTGTCGGGCATAAACGGCAATCTGGTGGTGTTGGGTGTCGCCATCACGACGCTGATTTACACCGCCTGGGGCGGGTTACGCGCCAGCATTGTGACTGACCAGTGGCAGGCGTTCCTGCTGATTGGCCTGCTGGCCATTGTCGGCTTTGTTGGGCTTGGACAACTCCCAGAACTATCGGCAGCGCGTCTACCCGATGTACCCACAGCCAGTGCCCTCAGCGTGGCGCTCACTCTGGTGATTGCCGTTACTGCGGCCAACCTGTTTCACCAGGGTTACTGGCAACGTCTCTGGTCAGCCCGGGATACCGGCAGCCTGAGTCGTGGTGCTGCCCTGGGCGGCATCATTACCGTTATCGTGGTCGCTCTGGTCGGCGGCCTTGGCATCATGGCCTCACTCAGCGGCACCGACCTGGGCAACCCACCAATCCCGTTCTTTGCCTTGCTGTCAGAGGCACCGGTCTGGCTTACGCTGCCGGCACTCATTCTGGCCATTACGCTGGTTGCCTCGTCGGTTGATACCTTGCAGAACGCCCTGGCCTCACTGGCGGTTACCGAGAAACGGGGCCTGTCATTGAACGCCGCGCGCTGGATCACCGTAGCGTTGATGGTACCGGTGGTACTGGTAGCACTGCAGGGCATTTCGGTTCTGAGACTTTTCCTGATCGCCGACCTGCTGTGTGCCACCGCCGTTCTGCCGGTGTTGATGGGTTTGTGGTCACGGATGTCGACGACAGCCGCCATTCTCGGCGGGCTGGCAGGTCTTCTGGGGGCAATCCTGCCCGGCTGGATTGCCGGCGGATCGGTGATGGCGGGTCTGGAAGCGGCCAGTTTCCCCGGCAGTATCCCAACCCTGATGCCATTTGTAGGCGCCCTGGTCGGATCCGGTCTGGTGAGTGTGGCGTTTGCTCTGACCCGGCCGAAAAACGACCGGGCCTGA
- a CDS encoding MotA/TolQ/ExbB proton channel family protein, translated as MIDTAVRFFQEGGFFMYPIAVVLIVGLIVAIERYVYLSAQKLTNRRDFNRLHQMIAKRDLKGALNFSQESGSAMSTMIGFGLQRLARRQGREEIEYAMEEGLLDVMPRLEKRTQYLATLANIATLLGLLGTIIGLISAFTAVAAADPAQKASLLSQSISVAMNTTAFGLMSAIPMLLIHSLLQTKTNEIVDSFEMAGIKVLNLLSDGSGQRAPAQPQGAPAAAHNPAPAGSVA; from the coding sequence ATGATTGATACCGCCGTTCGCTTTTTCCAGGAAGGTGGCTTTTTTATGTATCCGATAGCCGTAGTGCTGATCGTCGGACTCATTGTAGCCATCGAGCGATACGTATACCTGTCAGCCCAGAAGCTGACCAACCGACGCGACTTCAATCGCCTGCACCAGATGATCGCCAAGCGTGATCTGAAAGGAGCGCTCAACTTTTCCCAGGAATCCGGCAGCGCCATGTCGACCATGATTGGTTTTGGCCTGCAGCGCCTGGCACGTCGCCAGGGTCGGGAAGAGATCGAGTACGCGATGGAAGAGGGCTTGCTGGACGTAATGCCGCGTCTGGAGAAGCGCACCCAATACCTGGCGACTCTTGCCAACATTGCCACGCTGCTGGGCCTGCTGGGCACCATCATCGGCCTGATTTCCGCGTTCACCGCGGTGGCAGCGGCTGATCCGGCGCAAAAGGCCAGTCTGCTGTCCCAGAGTATCTCTGTGGCCATGAACACCACAGCCTTCGGCCTGATGTCGGCCATTCCCATGCTGCTTATTCACTCACTGCTTCAGACCAAGACCAACGAAATCGTGGACAGCTTCGAGATGGCGGGCATCAAGGTGCTTAACCTCCTGAGCGACGGATCAGGACAGCGTGCTCCGGCACAACCGCAGGGTGCGCCCGCGGCAGCACACAATCCCGCACCGGCAGGATCGGTGGCCTGA
- a CDS encoding ExbD/TolR family protein, which translates to MKESAKARRLKRHYRRNKNQGKMNLVSLMDIFTILVFFLMVNSSSDVQVLNQDSTIKLPDSTAEQRPDDVLALTVTDSDILVNGRVVLDRARFQAFDGQVEPALKEELSYQAGRSSTPAPEAGRPITILADRELPYELLKKIMSTCVDAGYAAISLAVNQRTEQGA; encoded by the coding sequence ATGAAAGAATCCGCAAAAGCGAGAAGGCTCAAACGTCATTACCGGCGCAACAAGAATCAGGGCAAGATGAACCTGGTGTCGCTGATGGACATTTTTACCATCCTGGTGTTCTTCCTGATGGTGAATTCGTCCTCCGACGTGCAGGTCCTGAACCAGGACAGCACCATCAAATTGCCGGATTCCACCGCGGAGCAGCGCCCGGACGATGTGTTGGCGCTCACCGTGACCGACAGCGATATCCTGGTGAACGGTCGGGTAGTGCTCGATCGTGCCCGTTTCCAGGCCTTTGACGGCCAGGTGGAGCCGGCGTTGAAAGAAGAGCTCAGCTACCAGGCCGGGCGTTCCAGCACACCGGCGCCCGAGGCAGGTCGCCCGATAACCATCCTGGCGGATCGGGAACTGCCTTATGAGTTGCTGAAGAAGATCATGTCCACTTGTGTGGACGCCGGTTACGCGGCCATTTCCCTGGCGGTGAACCAGCGCACAGAGCAGGGGGCCTGA
- a CDS encoding TraR/DksA family transcriptional regulator, with protein MTNRKAELETLRADLKARLSRFEAHQHREDGALDKDFEEQATQTQNDEVVDSLETETREELVQIERALERIDHGLGDECESCGEPIDPRRLQVLPYTTVCVDCAGE; from the coding sequence ATGACGAATCGGAAAGCAGAACTTGAAACCCTGAGGGCGGATCTGAAAGCCAGGTTGTCCCGCTTTGAAGCACACCAGCATCGCGAAGACGGAGCTTTGGACAAAGATTTTGAGGAGCAGGCCACCCAGACCCAGAACGACGAAGTGGTGGACTCTCTTGAGACTGAAACCCGTGAGGAGTTGGTGCAGATAGAACGCGCCCTTGAACGTATCGACCACGGACTGGGTGACGAGTGTGAGTCCTGTGGCGAGCCAATTGATCCGAGGCGCTTGCAGGTTCTGCCATACACCACCGTTTGCGTCGACTGCGCCGGTGAGTGA
- a CDS encoding tetratricopeptide repeat protein, with protein sequence MNWGKPITVAMLLALLSGCALSPGQDDAPASPEAEGQQAQLAEDFQAAVALKQEGDLEAARDRFGQLAEQYPTRTGPHANLGILAYEAGDTEQASAHFDAVLTLDDSHPVALNHLGVIAREAGEFEAAEDYYRRALDADPNHLPAMLNLAFLLDIYLGRPGDALPLYEQYQSQATDPNPRLEDWIFDAKNRL encoded by the coding sequence ATGAACTGGGGTAAACCAATCACCGTGGCAATGTTGCTGGCGCTCCTGTCTGGCTGCGCCCTGAGCCCGGGCCAGGATGACGCCCCGGCGTCGCCTGAGGCCGAGGGTCAGCAGGCGCAGTTGGCTGAAGACTTCCAGGCTGCGGTCGCCCTGAAACAGGAGGGTGACCTGGAGGCCGCCAGGGACCGGTTCGGGCAACTGGCCGAGCAGTACCCAACCCGCACCGGCCCGCACGCGAACCTGGGTATCCTTGCTTATGAGGCTGGCGACACCGAACAGGCCAGCGCCCATTTCGACGCCGTGCTCACTCTGGACGACAGCCACCCGGTGGCGCTCAACCACCTGGGAGTGATTGCCCGTGAGGCTGGAGAGTTCGAGGCCGCAGAAGACTATTACCGGCGAGCGCTGGACGCCGATCCGAACCATCTGCCGGCCATGCTCAACCTGGCGTTCCTGCTGGATATCTATCTGGGACGTCCGGGGGATGCCCTGCCGCTGTATGAGCAATACCAAAGCCAGGCCACGGATCCCAATCCGAGACTGGAGGACTGGATTTTTGATGCCAAAAACCGACTCTAA
- a CDS encoding efflux RND transporter periplasmic adaptor subunit produces MAVKRFSAKWVFWAVFVALALAALFVTLRPDPLWVDLAPATRGNLVVSITEEGKTRVKDRYLVSSPVSGYLHRLSLEVGDPVAPGQLLSEVDPMPASVLDARSRAEAEARIGAASSALNSVRQKVAAAEAEASLAQKELVRLQALSDSRFVSEDRLQQAEAADARAQANLRSARFDEEVMAHELKAARTRLDVSAARSSGNGEVERVPVKSPVAGAVLSLVRESEGVIQAGEAILEVGDPGALEVVVDVLSFDAVKLAPGIRVHLNGWGGPTLEATVRRVEPVGFEDISALGVEEQRVQVVADIVSPPEVWQTLGDGYRVDATFVLWEADEVLRVPASAVFQESGQDRVFRAVEDRAEFTSVTTGRSNGLDTVILDGLAEGDRVVRHPDSQLEAGARIQER; encoded by the coding sequence ATGGCGGTTAAACGTTTTTCGGCGAAGTGGGTGTTCTGGGCGGTGTTCGTTGCCTTGGCCCTGGCCGCCTTGTTTGTGACTTTGCGCCCGGACCCGCTTTGGGTGGATCTGGCACCGGCGACCCGGGGCAACCTTGTCGTTTCGATCACGGAAGAGGGCAAAACCCGGGTAAAGGACCGTTACCTGGTTTCATCGCCGGTGTCGGGGTACCTGCACAGGCTTTCACTTGAGGTGGGCGATCCGGTTGCACCGGGTCAGTTGCTGTCCGAGGTGGATCCCATGCCCGCCAGCGTTCTGGATGCCCGCAGCCGGGCAGAAGCCGAAGCCCGGATTGGCGCCGCCAGCTCAGCGTTGAATTCGGTTCGTCAGAAAGTGGCGGCGGCTGAGGCCGAGGCGTCTCTGGCTCAGAAAGAATTGGTGCGTCTTCAGGCTCTGAGCGATAGCCGGTTTGTATCGGAAGACCGACTGCAGCAAGCGGAAGCTGCCGATGCCCGAGCACAGGCGAATCTGCGATCGGCCCGCTTCGATGAGGAGGTTATGGCCCATGAGCTGAAGGCGGCGCGTACCCGGCTGGATGTATCGGCTGCTAGGTCGTCCGGTAATGGCGAGGTGGAGCGGGTGCCGGTGAAATCTCCGGTCGCTGGAGCCGTTCTTAGTCTGGTTCGCGAGAGTGAAGGCGTGATACAGGCGGGTGAAGCCATTCTGGAGGTGGGTGATCCCGGCGCGCTGGAGGTGGTGGTGGACGTGTTGAGTTTTGACGCTGTGAAACTGGCGCCCGGCATCCGGGTTCACCTGAACGGCTGGGGCGGACCCACCCTTGAGGCGACAGTGAGGCGTGTGGAACCGGTAGGCTTCGAGGACATCTCGGCCCTGGGTGTGGAAGAACAACGGGTGCAAGTGGTGGCGGACATTGTCAGTCCTCCTGAGGTCTGGCAGACGCTGGGTGATGGTTACCGGGTGGATGCCACCTTTGTATTGTGGGAAGCCGACGAAGTGCTTCGTGTGCCGGCCTCGGCGGTGTTCCAGGAGTCGGGACAGGACCGAGTCTTTCGAGCGGTTGAGGACCGGGCTGAGTTCACATCGGTAACCACGGGCCGGAGTAATGGCCTGGATACCGTTATTTTGGACGGACTTGCCGAAGGCGATCGGGTCGTGCGCCACCCGGACAGTCAGCTGGAGGCGGGCGCGCGGATTCAGGAGCGTTGA
- a CDS encoding ABC transporter permease, with protein sequence MFLARSVLGTKLRRELWRIRGQVLAIALVIAGGVAVCVMSLVAYSSLNATRELYYQQNQFAEVFAPLKRAPRQALHRVSEIPGVVRLSARVEAAAKLEVPGFTEPVSARVLSVPQSGQPEVNRLFVRQGRLPTPGRNAEAAIVGAFAESHGLVPGNQFSVIINGRKQTLVVTGIVESPEFIYVLPPGGMLPDFKRFGVLWLSEESLSAAMDMRGAFNSVVVRVQPGFPLASVIHDLDRVLDRYGTSGAFSRRDQFSHRFLSDDLDQLKIMATVFPLIFMSVAMFLLHVVISRLVNTQRDIIAVLKAFGYSNRQIAWHYSQLVLAIAAIGLVLGLLAGVWLGRGLGELYMEFYRLPGLLFRLNPAWFALLIFITGFVAWLGGWRAIRQAAALPPAEAMRPEGPARFRMVGAERWFSGLRLSQPSRMIIRQMARRPLRALLSMVGIAMATAIVMVGNFQFDSVSLMVQTEFARVQQQDLTATLVEPVNAAALFGLQRQPGIRYAEGRRSVAVRLVNGHRDRRSVLHGMPAGARLQFVVDKDLQSVDLPAEGLLLTDFLATELGVGPGEVLSVELLERDRRTLSVPVAGVTSEFLGVGAYMRLPALNRALGEGPVINQILLSVDPARNDEVYQSLREAPGVLGIGIRQAMLDSFYDTLARTFLTFTFFNSLLGAIIAFGVIYNTIRIALAEKGRELASLRVMGYTHNEIAHILFGDMAVLLVFGVVSGWLFGQGLAWMIITAMQTELYRVPLTITAHTLGISATVVFVSAMVSGGVAWWRLRHLDLVAVLKTRE encoded by the coding sequence ATGTTTCTCGCCCGGAGTGTGCTTGGCACCAAGTTGCGGCGGGAACTCTGGCGGATCAGGGGGCAGGTGCTGGCTATTGCCCTGGTGATTGCCGGCGGTGTTGCGGTCTGTGTCATGTCACTGGTGGCGTATTCCTCCCTGAACGCGACCCGCGAACTGTATTACCAGCAGAATCAGTTTGCCGAGGTCTTCGCGCCGCTCAAACGTGCCCCAAGACAGGCATTGCATCGGGTGTCGGAGATTCCCGGAGTGGTTCGCCTGAGCGCACGGGTGGAGGCGGCGGCAAAACTGGAAGTTCCTGGCTTCACCGAGCCTGTGTCGGCCAGGGTGCTGTCGGTGCCACAGAGCGGTCAACCTGAGGTCAACCGGCTGTTTGTCAGGCAGGGACGATTACCCACGCCCGGACGCAACGCCGAGGCCGCGATAGTCGGTGCTTTTGCTGAGTCCCATGGCTTGGTACCCGGTAATCAGTTTTCGGTGATCATCAACGGCCGCAAGCAGACTCTGGTGGTCACTGGCATCGTGGAATCCCCGGAATTTATCTACGTGCTCCCCCCCGGTGGCATGCTGCCGGATTTCAAGCGCTTCGGCGTACTCTGGCTCAGCGAGGAATCGCTGTCGGCAGCCATGGATATGCGAGGCGCGTTCAACAGCGTTGTGGTCCGCGTGCAGCCAGGTTTCCCACTGGCGTCGGTAATACATGATCTGGACCGGGTGCTGGATCGATACGGTACCTCCGGCGCATTCTCCCGCAGGGATCAGTTTTCCCACCGCTTCCTCAGCGACGACCTGGATCAGCTCAAGATCATGGCGACCGTTTTCCCGCTAATTTTCATGAGCGTTGCCATGTTCCTGCTGCACGTGGTGATCAGCAGGTTGGTGAACACCCAGCGCGACATCATCGCGGTGCTGAAGGCCTTTGGTTACAGCAATCGGCAGATTGCCTGGCACTACAGTCAGTTGGTGCTGGCCATCGCGGCCATTGGGCTTGTTCTCGGGCTACTCGCCGGTGTCTGGTTGGGGCGCGGGCTGGGTGAGCTGTACATGGAGTTTTATCGATTACCGGGTCTGCTATTTCGCCTGAACCCGGCCTGGTTTGCGCTGCTGATTTTTATCACCGGCTTTGTAGCCTGGCTCGGTGGTTGGCGGGCCATACGCCAGGCGGCGGCCTTGCCCCCTGCTGAAGCCATGCGCCCGGAGGGCCCTGCGCGGTTTCGAATGGTGGGGGCCGAAAGGTGGTTCTCGGGTCTTCGACTGAGCCAGCCCTCGCGCATGATTATCCGGCAAATGGCCCGCCGACCCTTGCGTGCATTGCTGTCGATGGTTGGCATAGCCATGGCGACGGCGATCGTCATGGTTGGTAATTTCCAGTTTGATTCCGTTTCGCTCATGGTTCAGACCGAATTCGCGCGGGTTCAGCAACAGGATTTGACCGCGACCCTGGTCGAGCCAGTGAATGCAGCCGCGCTGTTCGGCCTGCAGCGCCAGCCGGGTATACGCTACGCCGAAGGCCGGCGATCAGTGGCGGTAAGGTTGGTGAATGGCCACCGCGACCGAAGAAGTGTGCTGCATGGTATGCCGGCCGGGGCCCGCCTGCAGTTCGTGGTGGACAAGGACCTGCAATCCGTGGACCTACCGGCGGAGGGGCTTCTGCTGACTGATTTTCTGGCAACAGAACTCGGCGTCGGTCCCGGAGAAGTTCTGAGTGTCGAGCTGCTGGAGAGGGATCGGCGAACCCTCTCTGTGCCAGTGGCCGGCGTAACCAGTGAGTTTCTTGGAGTCGGTGCGTACATGCGCCTGCCGGCCCTGAATCGGGCTCTGGGAGAAGGGCCTGTTATCAACCAGATCCTGTTGTCGGTGGATCCAGCCAGAAATGACGAAGTCTACCAAAGCCTTCGGGAGGCACCAGGCGTGCTTGGTATCGGCATCCGGCAGGCCATGCTGGACAGTTTTTACGACACCCTGGCACGTACCTTTCTGACGTTCACCTTTTTCAACAGTCTGCTCGGGGCAATCATTGCCTTCGGCGTGATCTATAACACCATTCGCATAGCACTCGCCGAAAAGGGCCGAGAACTGGCCAGTCTGCGGGTAATGGGTTACACCCATAACGAGATCGCCCACATTTTGTTTGGGGATATGGCTGTGCTGCTGGTGTTTGGTGTCGTTAGCGGCTGGCTGTTTGGCCAGGGCCTGGCCTGGATGATTATCACCGCCATGCAAACGGAACTGTATCGGGTGCCGCTCACGATTACCGCACATACGCTGGGCATCTCGGCGACGGTGGTGTTTGTGTCGGCCATGGTATCCGGTGGTGTTGCCTGGTGGCGTCTCAGACATTTGGATCTGGTGGCCGTGCTGAAAACCAGAGAGTGA
- a CDS encoding AgmX/PglI C-terminal domain-containing protein has translation MMDYRHGLPWNRERGERKRLLTVASVVLPLFLVFGGYVTWIELPEQDRTEKEALPPQLAKLIIEKKEPPKPAVPEPEPEPEPEKPEPEEKPVEVAEPEPVPEPPAAVPEPEPEPEVAEKPEPEPKPQEVEKAREKARNTGILAMGNELSKLSSLAKSVKLDAPVTKTAEPIARKTTDALAARATATSKSAGVDEAALQRETRQVALAERQRAEVKEAERVAAAKEAARREQQQVASKVRSKEELRRTMDANKSAIYSIYNRELRRKPSLQGSITPELVIEESGRVSSCSVVESTLNAPALENKICNRLRLVDFGARPGVDTTKIRYPIELLSS, from the coding sequence ATGATGGATTATCGGCATGGACTCCCCTGGAACCGCGAGCGTGGCGAGCGGAAACGCCTGCTGACGGTGGCGTCGGTGGTGCTGCCGCTGTTTCTCGTCTTTGGCGGGTACGTCACCTGGATCGAGTTGCCGGAGCAGGATCGCACGGAGAAAGAGGCGCTGCCGCCACAACTGGCGAAGCTCATCATTGAGAAAAAAGAACCGCCGAAACCGGCAGTGCCTGAACCGGAGCCAGAGCCCGAGCCGGAAAAACCAGAGCCGGAGGAAAAGCCGGTGGAGGTAGCCGAGCCTGAACCGGTTCCCGAACCCCCGGCAGCGGTTCCGGAACCTGAGCCTGAACCTGAAGTGGCGGAAAAGCCCGAACCTGAGCCCAAGCCTCAGGAGGTTGAGAAGGCTCGTGAGAAAGCACGGAATACCGGCATCCTGGCCATGGGCAATGAACTTTCCAAACTGAGTTCACTGGCGAAGTCGGTGAAACTGGACGCGCCGGTGACCAAAACGGCTGAACCGATCGCCCGCAAGACCACAGACGCGTTGGCGGCCCGAGCCACGGCGACCAGCAAAAGTGCCGGGGTGGACGAGGCGGCACTGCAGCGGGAAACCCGTCAGGTGGCGCTGGCCGAGCGGCAGCGGGCGGAAGTCAAAGAGGCTGAACGGGTAGCTGCGGCAAAAGAGGCAGCGCGACGTGAGCAGCAACAGGTGGCCTCGAAGGTGCGCAGCAAGGAAGAATTGCGGCGCACCATGGATGCCAATAAGTCAGCAATTTACAGCATTTACAACCGGGAACTCCGGCGCAAACCATCATTGCAGGGCAGTATCACACCGGAGCTGGTGATCGAGGAGAGTGGCCGGGTTTCCAGCTGCTCGGTAGTTGAATCGACACTCAATGCGCCGGCGCTTGAGAACAAAATCTGTAACCGCTTGCGGTTGGTGGATTTCGGGGCTCGTCCGGGCGTCGACACCACCAAGATCCGCTACCCGATCGAACTGTTGTCCAGCTGA